From a region of the Candidatus Bathyanammoxibius amoris genome:
- a CDS encoding ABC transporter substrate-binding protein gives MNPFRSIKGKLFLLTLCVSLIPIAITTTTMAWAGSNPQVSTPDLSKHPTYAAYDFERGEGVINIGTQSVYMPTGLISETMKRDIILKTSLLEMGMKIRFYDFLKGDDVNFFLRRGDIDAGIVGDMPALTIAATLDVVITNMMQRGFTSIVARRDVLLGGMRGRHIGYGFGSNAHYSLLQALSAVGLNEEDVHLIPMDIGEMPEALHSGKVDAFSAWEPTPTITLKKYKDTIIIYSKLNSGYLYFPKDFAIEHHDAMYHIVAAAMRAISWMQASDENLGRASLWSRKSGEKLIGKSLEISDEEVARLAKEDIIGMKQPCRIPKGDLELIGSLYYEFEFLKALDKIPATADWSEVQNSFDKRIVEEILANPKKYRLYEYDYIEKEGSDE, from the coding sequence ATGAATCCCTTCCGGTCTATCAAAGGCAAATTATTCCTTCTCACGCTCTGCGTCTCCCTCATCCCCATTGCCATAACCACAACAACAATGGCATGGGCAGGGAGTAATCCACAAGTTTCAACGCCTGATTTATCAAAACATCCCACCTATGCCGCATACGACTTCGAGAGGGGAGAGGGCGTTATAAATATTGGTACCCAGTCCGTTTATATGCCCACCGGGCTTATCTCCGAGACGATGAAACGGGACATTATTCTCAAGACGTCCCTGTTGGAAATGGGGATGAAGATTAGGTTTTATGATTTTTTAAAAGGTGATGATGTAAATTTCTTTCTCAGGCGAGGTGACATTGATGCCGGCATAGTAGGGGACATGCCGGCTTTGACCATCGCCGCTACTCTTGATGTTGTTATCACCAATATGATGCAACGGGGGTTTACTTCTATCGTTGCCAGACGGGACGTACTTTTGGGGGGGATGCGCGGAAGGCACATCGGTTATGGTTTTGGCTCTAATGCCCATTATTCACTCCTGCAGGCCCTTTCTGCCGTGGGGCTCAACGAAGAAGATGTACATCTTATCCCCATGGATATCGGCGAAATGCCCGAAGCCTTGCACTCAGGAAAGGTAGACGCCTTCTCTGCCTGGGAGCCGACGCCAACGATAACCTTGAAAAAATATAAAGACACGATCATCATATACAGTAAATTAAATTCAGGTTACTTATATTTCCCAAAGGACTTTGCGATAGAACATCATGACGCTATGTACCACATTGTTGCCGCGGCAATGCGTGCCATTAGCTGGATGCAGGCCAGTGACGAGAACCTCGGCAGGGCCTCTCTCTGGTCCAGAAAATCGGGAGAGAAGTTAATAGGAAAAAGTCTTGAGATTTCTGACGAGGAGGTAGCGAGACTGGCCAAAGAGGATATTATAGGGATGAAGCAACCTTGTCGTATCCCGAAAGGTGATTTAGAGTTGATAGGTTCGCTATACTATGAGTTCGAGTTTCTGAAGGCCTTGGACAAGATTCCGGCAACTGCAGATTGGAGTGAGGTGCAAAACAGCTTTGATAAGCGAATTGTTGAAGAAATCCTTGCCAACCCAAAAAAATACAGACTCTATGAGTATGACTATATCGAAAAAGAGGGCAGTGATGAATAA
- a CDS encoding shikimate dehydrogenase: MLCIPITAATTEDFLKDMRSASEQADLLELRLDYINGLKDSDIETLIERKAKPVIATCRPEREGGKFTGPSNDRITLLEKAAASGAEYVDVEHDVELDSINKLIKKTKTKVIVSYHNFTETPDATKLREIHKRLSATGADIVKIVTYAHDITDNLRIFSLLEEARTPTIALCMGETGQISRILAPKYGGFLTFASLVKGKESAPGQLSARELLEVYNFRGINRSTEIYGLIGNPVAHSMGPLLHNTCFREAGLNAVYLPFKVENLASFVNGFKALNVRGYSVTIPHKEAVMGLLDGLDPLAESIGAVNTVVNRDGRLTGYNTDSTAATKVIEDGLAEHGETLSGKRVTIIGAGGAARAVAFGLKQKDAEITIVNRTQARAEALAGELGCDYKKFSELSGLDTGMILVNCTSIGMHPNVDDTPVPAEALRPGMWVFDAVYNPPETRLLREAAAGGCHTLDGVKMFVLQAAQQFELWTGRPAPVESMGETIRARLAGMG, encoded by the coding sequence ATGCTCTGTATACCCATAACTGCTGCAACGACTGAAGATTTCTTGAAGGATATGCGCTCGGCCTCGGAGCAGGCCGACCTTTTGGAACTCCGTCTCGACTATATAAACGGCCTAAAAGACTCCGATATAGAAACTCTTATAGAGAGAAAGGCCAAACCCGTTATAGCAACCTGCAGACCTGAGAGAGAAGGCGGGAAGTTTACCGGGCCTTCGAACGACCGGATAACCCTGCTGGAGAAGGCCGCAGCCTCAGGGGCCGAGTATGTTGATGTTGAACACGATGTAGAACTTGATTCAATAAATAAGCTCATAAAAAAGACTAAGACAAAGGTAATCGTATCCTATCACAATTTCACTGAGACACCTGATGCCACAAAACTGCGGGAGATTCACAAGAGGCTGTCAGCCACGGGCGCTGATATAGTAAAAATAGTAACGTATGCACATGATATTACCGACAATCTGCGGATATTCAGTCTCCTTGAAGAGGCGCGTACACCCACCATAGCCCTATGCATGGGTGAGACGGGCCAGATTAGCCGCATCCTTGCACCCAAATACGGAGGCTTTTTGACCTTTGCGTCATTGGTCAAAGGTAAAGAATCCGCACCGGGACAGCTCTCCGCAAGAGAACTGCTTGAAGTCTACAACTTTCGTGGGATAAACCGCTCCACTGAGATATACGGGCTCATCGGAAATCCCGTTGCCCACAGTATGGGCCCGCTGCTCCATAACACCTGCTTCAGGGAGGCGGGGCTGAACGCCGTCTATCTGCCGTTTAAGGTGGAAAACCTTGCCTCATTCGTTAACGGGTTCAAGGCCCTGAACGTCCGGGGCTACAGTGTCACCATACCTCACAAGGAAGCCGTCATGGGACTGCTTGACGGGCTCGACCCGCTCGCTGAGTCTATCGGCGCGGTAAACACCGTGGTAAATAGAGACGGCAGGCTGACCGGTTACAATACCGATTCAACCGCGGCCACAAAAGTGATAGAGGACGGGCTGGCGGAACACGGCGAAACGCTAAGCGGGAAACGGGTTACCATCATCGGCGCGGGCGGCGCCGCGCGCGCTGTGGCATTCGGACTCAAGCAAAAAGACGCGGAGATAACAATCGTCAACCGCACACAGGCCCGCGCGGAGGCGCTGGCGGGGGAACTGGGGTGCGACTACAAGAAATTCAGCGAACTATCCGGGCTTGACACCGGGATGATATTGGTAAACTGTACCAGCATAGGCATGCATCCAAACGTGGACGACACTCCCGTACCGGCAGAGGCATTGAGACCGGGGATGTGGGTCTTCGACGCCGTCTATAATCCGCCGGAGACGCGGCTCCTCAGGGAAGCCGCCGCCGGGGGCTGCCATACCCTGGACGGGGTAAAGATGTTCGTGCTCCAGGCCGCACAACAATTCGAACTATGGACCGGCAGGCCGGCACCCGTTGAATCCATGGGAGAGACCATCAGGGCCAGACTTGCGGGAATGGGATAA
- a CDS encoding thioredoxin-like domain-containing protein, with protein sequence MKRYWVPLLLLLFFLAVPVRTLLPDSGPGEHKTQASPMKIKAPEFPEGMEWLNTGGRPVRLAELRGKMVLLDFWTYCCINCMHVMPELKKLEARHPNNLVVIGVHSAKFTNERVTGNIRQAMLRYGLEHPVVNDSEFRIWNAYGVRAWPTLVLIDPEGNFVSVYSGEGNFEDIDRQIEQYVKWYRQKDMLNETPSVDIFDRLETEPTPLSFPGKILADPDNDRLFIADSGHNRIVITRRDGQVLDVAGSGEEGVEDGGFEEAGFSHPQGMALDGDVLYVADTENHLIRRLDLTSRTVTTIAGSGRQADFLSVGGLGTKAALSSPWDLELVGGNKLYIAMAGLHQIWVMDLGNNLVQPYAGSRREGIRDGVLDKSEMAQPSGIASDGKKLYVADSETSSVREIDTESGRVRTVIGRGLFIFGDRDGNSNEARLQHPLGVAYRDGLVYVADTYNHKIKVIDPAEGTSNTFLGSGRPGHEDDGGIEFYEPGGLDFAGGKLYIADTNNHAIRVADLSGNVTTLSIVGIKP encoded by the coding sequence ATGAAACGTTACTGGGTACCGTTATTATTGTTATTGTTTTTCCTGGCGGTTCCGGTTCGCACGTTGCTGCCGGATTCCGGACCGGGAGAGCATAAGACACAGGCATCGCCGATGAAGATAAAGGCCCCCGAATTTCCCGAGGGTATGGAGTGGCTGAACACGGGCGGCAGGCCCGTCCGGCTGGCCGAGTTGCGCGGGAAGATGGTGCTGCTCGATTTCTGGACCTACTGCTGCATAAACTGTATGCACGTGATGCCGGAGCTTAAGAAGCTGGAGGCCAGGCACCCGAACAACCTGGTGGTAATCGGCGTGCACTCGGCAAAGTTCACCAACGAGCGGGTCACCGGGAACATACGGCAGGCCATGCTCCGCTACGGGCTGGAGCACCCGGTGGTGAACGACAGCGAGTTTCGCATCTGGAACGCGTACGGGGTGCGTGCCTGGCCAACACTGGTGCTTATAGACCCGGAGGGGAATTTCGTGTCTGTATACAGTGGAGAGGGGAATTTTGAGGATATTGACAGGCAGATAGAGCAATACGTCAAATGGTACCGTCAAAAAGACATGCTCAATGAAACCCCCTCTGTGGATATATTTGACAGACTGGAAACGGAGCCCACTCCCCTGTCCTTCCCCGGTAAGATACTCGCCGACCCCGATAACGACAGGTTGTTTATTGCGGACTCAGGCCACAACCGCATCGTCATTACCCGCCGTGACGGTCAGGTTTTAGACGTCGCGGGGAGCGGTGAGGAAGGCGTGGAGGACGGTGGGTTTGAGGAGGCGGGCTTTTCTCACCCACAGGGTATGGCACTTGACGGGGATGTCCTCTACGTGGCGGACACGGAGAACCATCTGATTCGTCGTCTGGACTTAACTTCAAGGACGGTGACCACTATCGCCGGCAGCGGGCGGCAGGCCGATTTTCTCAGCGTGGGCGGCCTCGGCACAAAGGCCGCGCTCAGCTCGCCGTGGGACCTGGAACTGGTCGGGGGTAATAAGCTGTATATCGCCATGGCCGGACTGCATCAGATATGGGTGATGGACCTTGGAAATAATCTTGTGCAACCGTATGCAGGAAGCAGGCGTGAGGGTATCAGGGACGGTGTGTTAGATAAGAGCGAGATGGCACAGCCCAGCGGTATCGCCTCGGACGGAAAAAAGCTGTATGTGGCTGACAGCGAGACGAGCTCAGTCCGTGAGATTGATACGGAAAGTGGGCGGGTTCGCACCGTTATCGGCCGGGGCCTGTTTATATTCGGCGACAGGGACGGCAATAGTAACGAGGCTCGGCTGCAACATCCCCTTGGCGTCGCATATCGTGACGGTCTTGTCTACGTAGCTGATACCTATAACCACAAGATAAAGGTCATTGACCCCGCGGAAGGCACCTCAAATACCTTTCTCGGCAGCGGGAGGCCCGGACATGAGGACGATGGCGGGATTGAGTTCTATGAACCCGGCGGGCTTGATTTTGCCGGCGGCAAGTTGTACATCGCCGACACCAATAACCATGCCATCAGGGTTGCGGACCTGTCCGGGAACGTGACCACCCTGTCAATCGTGGGAATCAAACCCTAG
- the aspS gene encoding aspartate--tRNA ligase, with protein sequence MLKRTHTCGELRKTDVGKEVVLNGWVSKRRDHGGLVFIDLRDRYGVTQVVFNPEQDEELHKASRDLRPEYVLAIKGNVSERPEGTVNPGLDTGEVEVYASELDVLSKAETPPFEIEEAGNVSMDLRLKYRYLDLRRPDMQRYFRFRHKLSQVIRQYFDTQDFLEIETPFLTRSTPEGARDYLVPSRISPGHFYALPQSPQLFKQILMMSGFDRYFQIVKCFRDEDLRAQRQPEFTQIDVEMSFVEEDDVMGTIEGLFVEIFEKLLGKKIKTPFQRLAYSESVRLYGSDAPDLRYDLSLKDITDISRTSEFKTFRNVVERGGIVRGINATGCCKDFSRKHLDELTAFVGEFGAKGLAWFKVENGGFSSPIAKFFPAEQQARIKECMQAATGDLLMFVADREKVVSQSLSQLRSRLAVRLGLIKKEEYAFTWITDFPLLEFDETLGRNVSIHHPFTSPRPEDVPAMEEKPLEVRARAYDIVLNGVELGGGSIRIHDPELQRRIFKLLNIDEATARERFGFLLEALKYGAPPHGGIALGLDRVVAMLLGLDDIKEVIAFPKTQRATCLLTDAPAGVDAEQLKELGLRTI encoded by the coding sequence ATGCTTAAACGCACACATACATGTGGAGAGCTGCGCAAGACCGACGTTGGCAAGGAGGTCGTGCTGAACGGCTGGGTGTCGAAACGCCGTGACCACGGTGGCCTGGTATTCATAGACCTGAGAGACCGCTACGGCGTCACACAGGTGGTCTTCAACCCCGAACAGGATGAGGAACTGCATAAGGCGTCCCGTGACCTGAGGCCCGAGTACGTGCTCGCCATAAAGGGCAATGTCTCTGAAAGACCGGAAGGTACGGTAAACCCCGGATTGGACACGGGCGAGGTAGAGGTCTACGCCTCTGAGCTCGACGTGTTGAGCAAGGCCGAGACCCCGCCCTTTGAGATAGAGGAGGCCGGCAACGTCTCTATGGACCTGAGGCTCAAATACAGGTATCTGGACCTGAGGCGTCCCGACATGCAGCGCTACTTCCGGTTCCGCCACAAACTCTCCCAGGTCATCAGGCAGTATTTTGACACTCAGGACTTCCTGGAGATAGAGACCCCCTTCCTCACCAGGAGCACCCCGGAGGGAGCGAGAGACTATCTGGTACCCAGCCGCATAAGTCCGGGCCACTTCTACGCCCTGCCCCAGTCGCCACAGTTGTTCAAGCAGATACTGATGATGTCCGGCTTTGACCGCTATTTCCAGATAGTAAAGTGCTTCAGGGACGAAGACCTGAGGGCGCAGCGCCAGCCTGAATTCACACAAATCGATGTCGAGATGTCATTTGTCGAAGAAGACGACGTGATGGGCACAATCGAGGGGCTGTTTGTGGAGATTTTTGAGAAACTGCTTGGTAAAAAGATAAAGACCCCCTTCCAGAGACTCGCCTACAGCGAGTCCGTCCGGCTGTACGGTTCGGACGCTCCCGACCTGCGCTACGACCTCAGCCTGAAGGATATCACGGACATATCCCGCACCTCCGAATTCAAGACGTTCCGCAACGTGGTGGAAAGGGGCGGGATTGTGCGGGGTATTAACGCCACGGGCTGCTGTAAGGATTTTTCCAGGAAGCATCTCGACGAGCTTACGGCCTTCGTGGGGGAATTCGGCGCAAAGGGTCTGGCGTGGTTCAAGGTAGAGAACGGCGGTTTCAGCTCGCCCATCGCAAAGTTCTTCCCCGCAGAACAGCAGGCCCGGATAAAGGAGTGCATGCAGGCGGCCACAGGCGATTTACTCATGTTCGTGGCCGACAGGGAGAAGGTGGTGTCGCAGTCCCTCTCACAACTGAGATCACGCCTGGCCGTGAGACTCGGACTCATAAAAAAAGAGGAGTACGCGTTCACATGGATAACCGACTTCCCGCTGCTGGAATTCGACGAGACCCTGGGGCGGAACGTCTCTATCCATCACCCCTTCACCTCACCGAGACCGGAGGACGTGCCGGCTATGGAGGAGAAACCGCTGGAGGTACGGGCACGGGCCTATGACATAGTGCTGAACGGGGTTGAACTGGGCGGCGGAAGTATAAGGATACACGACCCCGAACTCCAGCGCCGTATATTCAAACTCCTCAACATAGACGAGGCCACTGCACGAGAGCGGTTCGGGTTCCTGCTTGAGGCCCTTAAGTACGGCGCCCCGCCCCATGGCGGCATCGCGCTTGGCCTTGACAGGGTGGTGGCCATGTTGTTAGGACTCGATGACATAAAAGAAGTCATCGCCTTCCCGAAGACACAGCGGGCCACCTGCCTGCTTACCGATGCGCCCGCCGGCGTGGACGCAGAGCAGTTGAAGGAACTTGGCCTGAGAACTATTTAG